The Longimicrobium sp. genome contains a region encoding:
- a CDS encoding DUF3990 domain-containing protein — protein MIRHTPDPPPRWRNDPLVLYHGTLFTRYLEIARDGVQVGRGRDGTDFGRGFYATLDRDQAMRWATRLAAGRKDKPVVAFAGVSRDDLASLECLFFVRGDEGADDFWSFVFHCRRGAKTHARRGGQRTMYDVVAGPVSRNYHLRSAYENMDQICFHTGAAEQVLNSVPWSCYDPGT, from the coding sequence ATGATTCGACACACGCCGGACCCGCCGCCACGGTGGCGGAACGATCCACTCGTACTGTACCACGGCACGCTCTTCACGCGGTACCTGGAGATCGCGCGCGACGGAGTTCAGGTCGGCCGCGGGCGTGACGGTACTGATTTCGGACGCGGCTTCTATGCGACGCTGGATCGCGATCAAGCGATGAGGTGGGCAACTCGTCTCGCCGCAGGTCGCAAGGACAAGCCAGTCGTCGCCTTCGCTGGGGTGAGTCGCGACGACCTCGCTTCGCTCGAGTGCCTGTTCTTCGTGCGGGGCGACGAGGGCGCGGATGACTTCTGGAGCTTCGTTTTTCATTGCCGGCGCGGCGCGAAAACGCATGCGCGCCGCGGCGGCCAACGCACGATGTACGACGTGGTCGCGGGTCCCGTTTCCAGGAACTACCACCTGAGAAGCGCGTACGAGAACATGGACCAGATCTGCTTCCATACCGGCGCGGCAGAGCAGGTCCTGAACAGCGTGCCCTGGAGCTGCTATGATCCCGGAACTTGA
- a CDS encoding acyl-CoA carboxylase subunit beta gives MREKLEKLEELRRQAEMGGGAKRIQAQHERGKLTARERLDVLLDEGSFVELDRFVVHRATDFGLENEKYLGDGVVTGYGTIHGRLVYVFSQDFTVFGGSLSEAHAEKIVKIMDLALKNGAPVVGLNDSGGARIQEGVVSLGGYADIFLRNTLASGVVPQISAILGPCAGGAVYSPAITDFIYMVQGSSYMFVTGPNVVKTVTHEDVTMEELGGAATHAAKSGVAHFAVKSEVECLHKIRHLFEFIPQNNQDDAPRRATDDPFDRADEELLDVVPENPNKPYDMHDVIRRVVDDGEFYEVHADYAGNILCGFAHAGGHSIGIVANQPAVLAGVLDIDASVKAARFVRFCDCFNIPILTFEDVPGFLPGVTQEHGGIIRHGAKLLYAFCEATVPKVTIITRKAYGGAYDVMSSKHIRGDINYAWPTAEIAVMGAKGAVEILYRREIGTAEDPAAAADARQQEYAERFANPFAAAARGYVDDVIDPRETRARVISAFDMLQNKRDSNPPRKHGNIPL, from the coding sequence ATGCGGGAAAAGCTTGAAAAGCTGGAGGAGCTCCGCCGCCAGGCGGAGATGGGCGGCGGCGCCAAGCGCATCCAGGCGCAGCACGAGCGCGGCAAGCTCACCGCGCGCGAGCGGCTGGACGTGCTCCTGGACGAGGGATCGTTCGTGGAGCTGGACCGCTTCGTCGTCCACCGCGCCACCGACTTCGGGCTGGAGAACGAGAAGTACCTGGGCGACGGCGTGGTGACCGGCTACGGCACCATCCACGGGCGCCTCGTCTACGTCTTCTCGCAGGACTTCACCGTCTTCGGCGGGTCGCTCAGCGAGGCGCACGCGGAGAAGATCGTCAAGATCATGGACCTGGCGCTCAAGAACGGCGCGCCGGTGGTGGGCCTCAACGACTCGGGCGGCGCGCGCATCCAGGAAGGTGTCGTGTCGCTGGGCGGTTACGCGGACATCTTCCTGCGCAACACGCTGGCCTCCGGCGTCGTTCCGCAGATCTCGGCGATCCTGGGGCCGTGCGCGGGCGGCGCGGTGTACTCGCCCGCCATCACCGACTTCATCTACATGGTGCAGGGGTCGAGCTACATGTTCGTCACCGGGCCCAACGTGGTGAAGACGGTGACGCACGAGGACGTGACGATGGAGGAGCTGGGCGGCGCCGCCACGCACGCGGCGAAGAGCGGCGTGGCCCACTTCGCCGTCAAGAGCGAGGTGGAGTGCCTCCACAAGATCCGCCACCTCTTCGAGTTCATCCCGCAGAACAACCAGGACGACGCGCCGCGCAGGGCCACCGACGACCCGTTCGACCGGGCCGACGAGGAGCTGCTGGACGTGGTGCCGGAGAACCCGAACAAGCCGTACGACATGCACGACGTCATCCGCCGCGTGGTGGACGACGGCGAGTTCTACGAGGTGCACGCCGACTACGCCGGAAACATCCTCTGCGGCTTCGCGCACGCGGGCGGCCACTCCATCGGCATCGTGGCCAACCAGCCGGCGGTGCTGGCGGGAGTGCTGGACATCGACGCGTCGGTGAAGGCGGCGCGCTTCGTCCGCTTCTGCGACTGCTTCAACATCCCCATCCTGACCTTCGAGGACGTGCCGGGCTTCCTTCCCGGCGTCACGCAGGAGCACGGCGGCATCATCCGCCACGGCGCCAAGCTCCTCTACGCCTTCTGCGAGGCGACCGTCCCCAAGGTCACCATCATCACCCGCAAGGCGTACGGCGGCGCGTACGACGTGATGAGCTCCAAGCACATCCGCGGCGACATCAACTACGCCTGGCCCACCGCCGAGATCGCGGTTATGGGGGCCAAGGGCGCCGTGGAGATCCTGTACCGGCGCGAGATCGGCACCGCCGAGGACCCGGCGGCCGCCGCCGACGCCCGGCAGCAGGAGTACGCGGAGCGCTTCGCCAACCCGTTCGCCGCCGCCGCCCGCGGCTACGTGGACGACGTCATCGATCCGCGCGAGACGCGTGCGCGGGTGATCAGCGCCTTCGACATGCTGCAGAACAAGCGCGACAGCAACCCGCCGCGCAAGCACGGCAACATTCCGCTCTGA
- a CDS encoding S8 family peptidase — protein sequence MRYSTFGPLPALLAAVAVAAGCADAPTTTPLPATGIAPLHAAAPSQRVSDRYIVVFRDDTRDAPGLAARLVAEHGGTLHHTYTHALRGFAATLRPAAVEALRRNPQVKFVEEDGIVKASTTQYGAPWGLDRIDQTVDGNYNYTATGSGVRIYVLDTGIRFDHGQFGGRASAGYDALGGNGSDCNGHGTHVAGTAAGSTYGVAKSASVISVRVLGCNGSGTTSGVVAGVDWVTQYHVKPAVANMSLGGGASTAIDNAVANSISAGVVYAVAAGNDRGDACLYSPARVAGALTVAASASGDERSFFSNYGRCVDLYAPGSSVTSAWYTSTSATMTLNGTSMASPHVAGVAALYLQGNPTASPATVSAAILNSGAVNVVMGAGTGAPNNRVVNSTLTGYSPPPAFPQTGAPTAYLSCGYVGGGMVDCSASASGGTGSGYEYTWINASGYDTYGSVQCPQTLHGTWVDVYVTVLDSGGSGTEKWQAVECPGGMWEPI from the coding sequence ATGCGATACTCGACGTTTGGTCCCCTCCCGGCCCTGCTGGCGGCGGTTGCCGTGGCGGCGGGGTGTGCCGACGCGCCCACCACCACGCCCCTGCCCGCCACAGGCATCGCGCCGCTGCACGCGGCGGCGCCGTCGCAGCGGGTCAGCGACCGGTACATCGTCGTGTTCCGCGACGATACGCGGGACGCGCCCGGGCTTGCGGCGCGGCTGGTGGCGGAGCACGGCGGCACGCTGCATCACACGTACACCCACGCCCTCCGCGGCTTCGCGGCCACCCTGCGCCCCGCCGCCGTCGAAGCGCTGCGCCGCAACCCGCAGGTCAAGTTCGTGGAGGAGGACGGGATCGTGAAGGCGAGCACCACGCAGTACGGCGCGCCGTGGGGGCTGGACCGCATCGACCAGACGGTGGACGGCAACTACAACTACACGGCCACCGGCAGCGGCGTGCGCATCTACGTGCTGGATACGGGCATCCGCTTCGATCACGGGCAGTTCGGCGGCCGCGCGTCCGCGGGCTACGACGCGCTCGGCGGCAACGGATCCGACTGCAATGGCCACGGTACGCACGTCGCCGGCACCGCGGCGGGGAGCACGTACGGCGTGGCAAAGAGCGCCAGCGTGATCTCCGTACGCGTACTGGGCTGCAACGGCTCGGGCACCACCAGCGGCGTCGTGGCGGGCGTGGACTGGGTCACGCAGTACCACGTGAAGCCGGCCGTGGCGAACATGTCGCTGGGCGGGGGCGCCAGCACGGCCATCGACAACGCGGTAGCCAACTCCATCAGCGCCGGCGTGGTCTACGCCGTCGCGGCGGGCAACGATCGCGGCGATGCGTGCCTGTACTCGCCCGCGCGGGTGGCGGGGGCGCTCACCGTCGCCGCATCCGCGTCGGGCGACGAGCGGTCGTTCTTCTCCAACTACGGGCGCTGCGTGGACCTGTACGCGCCCGGCTCGAGCGTAACGTCGGCCTGGTACACCAGCACCTCGGCGACGATGACGCTCAACGGCACCTCCATGGCCTCGCCGCACGTGGCGGGGGTCGCCGCCCTGTACCTGCAGGGCAACCCCACCGCCTCGCCGGCCACCGTGTCGGCGGCGATCCTGAACTCGGGGGCCGTCAACGTGGTGATGGGCGCCGGCACGGGAGCACCCAACAACCGCGTGGTCAACTCCACGCTCACGGGCTACTCGCCGCCACCCGCCTTCCCGCAGACCGGCGCTCCCACGGCGTATCTCTCCTGCGGGTACGTCGGCGGCGGGATGGTGGACTGCAGCGCTTCCGCGTCGGGCGGCACGGGCAGTGGCTACGAGTACACCTGGATCAATGCGTCCGGCTACGACACGTACGGGTCGGTGCAGTGCCCGCAGACCCTCCACGGCACCTGGGTGGACGTGTACGTGACCGTGCTGGACAGCGGCGGCTCGGGCACTGAAAAGTGGCAGGCGGTGGAGTGCCCCGGCGGCATGTGGGAGCCCATCTGA
- a CDS encoding DinB family protein, which produces MEITATFSPPAEGEYASFYAGYVALASQGDLLRRLEAQIQEVSGLLRGLSEEEAMFRYAPGKWSVKEVAGHLADTERIMAYRALRIARGDTTPLPGFDENSFVATAGFDARPLPSLVEEWETVRRASLLLLRGFDAEAAGRVGTASEAPITARALAYIIAGHVAHHLEILRTRYSLA; this is translated from the coding sequence TTGGAGATCACCGCCACCTTTTCGCCCCCCGCTGAAGGCGAATACGCGTCCTTTTATGCCGGCTACGTCGCGCTTGCGTCGCAGGGCGACCTGCTGAGGCGGCTGGAGGCGCAGATCCAGGAGGTGTCGGGTCTGCTGCGCGGCCTTTCCGAGGAGGAGGCGATGTTCCGGTACGCGCCCGGGAAGTGGAGCGTCAAGGAGGTCGCCGGTCACCTGGCGGACACGGAGCGCATCATGGCGTACCGCGCGCTCCGCATCGCACGGGGCGACACCACGCCGCTGCCGGGATTCGACGAGAACAGCTTCGTGGCGACCGCGGGCTTCGACGCGCGCCCGCTCCCTTCGCTCGTGGAGGAGTGGGAGACGGTGCGCCGCGCCAGCCTGCTCCTGCTGCGCGGCTTCGACGCCGAGGCGGCCGGCCGCGTGGGGACCGCGAGCGAGGCGCCGATCACGGCGCGGGCGCTGGCGTACATCATCGCCGGGCACGTGGCGCACCACCTGGAGATCCTGCGCACCCGCTACTCCCTCGCCTGA
- a CDS encoding serine hydrolase has protein sequence MRSHSPVPSIRRLALVLLLLAGAPQGAALAQRPAAQPRNAYYPGPGDDWQRRTPAQAGLDSARLQEAVRFAIASESKAPRDLELAHYQTFGREPFGEAVGPFQPRGDPTGMIIRNGYIVAEWGDPYRVDMTFSVTKSFLSSVVGVAFDRGLIRDLRAPVWRSMAPVMVIPAGGARHDAGMGAGTPLRPFDTPHNRRITWDDLLRQTSDWEGTLWGKPEWADRPSQTPSEWLTRPRKDPGTAYEYNDVRVNVLALAALNVLRRPLPQVLREEVMDPIGASPSWRWTGYENSWVLMDGVAVQSVSGGGHWGGGMFISARDMARFGYLTLRRGRWRDRQILSEEWVRMALTPTAPEPGYGFMNWFLNTDRKRLPSAPASAFMHLGNGTNVIYVDPENDLVIVARWIEQNAIDGIVQRVLAARTAR, from the coding sequence ATGCGCAGCCATTCACCCGTGCCGTCCATCCGCCGCCTCGCGCTCGTCCTCCTCCTCCTGGCCGGCGCGCCACAGGGAGCCGCCCTCGCGCAGCGCCCCGCCGCGCAGCCGCGCAACGCCTACTATCCCGGCCCCGGCGACGACTGGCAGCGGCGCACGCCCGCGCAGGCCGGGCTGGACTCGGCGCGGCTCCAGGAAGCGGTGCGCTTCGCCATCGCCAGCGAGTCGAAGGCTCCGCGCGACCTGGAGCTCGCCCACTACCAGACCTTCGGACGCGAGCCGTTCGGCGAGGCGGTGGGCCCCTTCCAGCCGCGTGGCGACCCCACGGGGATGATCATCCGCAACGGCTACATCGTGGCCGAATGGGGCGATCCGTACCGCGTGGACATGACCTTCAGCGTCACCAAGAGCTTCCTCTCGAGCGTGGTGGGCGTGGCGTTCGACCGCGGGCTGATCCGCGACCTGCGCGCACCCGTGTGGCGCTCCATGGCCCCGGTGATGGTGATCCCTGCCGGCGGCGCGCGCCACGATGCAGGCATGGGCGCGGGCACGCCGCTGCGCCCCTTCGACACGCCGCACAACCGCCGCATCACCTGGGACGACCTCCTGCGCCAGACGAGCGACTGGGAGGGGACGCTCTGGGGCAAGCCGGAGTGGGCGGACCGTCCCAGCCAGACGCCGTCCGAGTGGCTCACGCGCCCGCGCAAGGACCCCGGCACCGCCTACGAGTACAACGACGTGCGCGTGAACGTCCTGGCGCTCGCCGCGCTCAACGTGCTGCGCCGCCCCCTGCCGCAGGTGCTGCGCGAGGAGGTGATGGACCCCATCGGCGCGTCGCCGTCGTGGCGCTGGACGGGGTATGAGAACTCGTGGGTGCTGATGGACGGGGTGGCGGTGCAGTCGGTGAGCGGCGGGGGGCACTGGGGCGGCGGGATGTTCATCAGCGCGCGGGACATGGCGCGCTTTGGCTACCTGACGCTGCGCCGCGGCCGCTGGCGCGACCGCCAGATCCTCTCGGAGGAGTGGGTGCGGATGGCGCTCACCCCCACCGCGCCGGAGCCGGGCTACGGCTTCATGAACTGGTTCCTGAACACCGACCGCAAGCGCCTCCCCAGCGCCCCCGCGTCGGCCTTCATGCACCTGGGCAACGGCACCAACGTCATTTACGTAGACCCCGAGAACGACCTCGTCATCGTCGCCCGCTGGATCGAGCAAAACGCCATCGACGGCATCGTCCAGCGCGTGCTCGCGGCCCGCACCGCGCGGTAG